In Cloacibacterium caeni, a single window of DNA contains:
- a CDS encoding lysophospholipid acyltransferase family protein, with amino-acid sequence MLNQILFQIIFLLSKLPFKILYFISDFIFFIIYYVIRYRKKVVLENLKNSFPEKSDQEIKKISKKFYHNFSDYIVETLKAFTISDESLHQRVQHINLEVFSESQKKQKNVMMLSGHVFNWEWFNSLATIIPQEKCFPIYRKMQNPFWEEKIRKIRSRYGNQALEADDVMKHILRNPNDGNSVYMFVADQTPHISMVNFGIWFLNQKTPVFVGYDRLSSRMNVTFVYCEMEKIKRGHYRVTYHEITPNNQKFEPYEVVKKFHQNLEKTINKNPDNWLWSHRKWKYKDAIKHFDE; translated from the coding sequence ATTTTGAACCAAATATTATTCCAAATAATTTTCCTTTTATCCAAACTACCCTTTAAAATCTTGTATTTTATATCAGATTTTATATTCTTCATTATCTATTATGTTATAAGATACAGAAAAAAAGTAGTACTAGAAAACCTGAAAAATTCTTTCCCCGAAAAATCAGATCAAGAAATAAAAAAAATCTCAAAAAAATTCTATCATAATTTTTCTGATTACATTGTAGAAACTCTAAAAGCATTTACAATTTCTGATGAATCTTTACACCAAAGAGTTCAACATATAAACTTAGAAGTTTTTTCTGAATCTCAAAAAAAACAAAAAAATGTGATGATGCTTTCTGGTCATGTTTTCAATTGGGAATGGTTTAATTCTTTGGCAACAATTATTCCTCAAGAAAAATGCTTCCCTATTTACAGAAAAATGCAAAATCCTTTTTGGGAAGAAAAAATTAGAAAAATTAGAAGCAGATATGGTAATCAAGCTCTAGAAGCGGATGATGTAATGAAACATATTCTTAGAAATCCAAATGATGGAAACTCAGTTTATATGTTTGTAGCAGACCAAACTCCTCATATTTCTATGGTAAATTTTGGGATCTGGTTTTTAAATCAAAAAACACCTGTTTTTGTAGGTTACGACAGACTTTCTAGCAGAATGAATGTAACGTTTGTGTATTGTGAGATGGAGAAGATTAAAAGAGGGCACTATAGAGTTACTTACCACGAAATTACCCCTAATAATCAAAAATTTGAACCTTATGAAGTGGTGAAAAAATTTCATCAAAATTTAGAAAAAACCATTAATAAAAATCCAGACAATTGGCTCTGGAGTCACAGAAAATGGAAATACAAAGATGCAATTAAGCATTTTGATGAATAA
- the apaG gene encoding Co2+/Mg2+ efflux protein ApaG — protein sequence MYSSITQNIKVSVIPEYDVKNSFPADNRFVFRYNIVIENLGNDAVKLMKRRWLIYDVSFGFTEVMGDGVIGMTPELQPGESFSYFSNVILRSGVGNMQGNYIFKNLETLETFESDIPKFNLVSEVLCN from the coding sequence ATGTATTCTTCAATTACTCAAAACATCAAAGTTTCTGTAATCCCAGAATATGATGTGAAAAATTCTTTTCCTGCAGACAATCGTTTTGTTTTCAGATACAATATCGTCATAGAAAATCTAGGAAATGATGCAGTAAAACTCATGAAAAGAAGATGGCTGATTTATGATGTAAGTTTCGGATTTACAGAAGTGATGGGAGATGGAGTCATCGGCATGACACCGGAATTACAACCTGGAGAGTCTTTCAGTTACTTTTCTAATGTTATTTTGCGTTCAGGAGTAGGAAACATGCAGGGAAACTACATTTTTAAAAATTTAGAAACTTTAGAAACTTTTGAGTCTGATATTCCTAAATTTAATTTGGTTTCAGAAGTCCTTTGTAATTAA
- a CDS encoding glycosyltransferase family 2 protein has product MPLVAIAILNWNGKKWLEKFLPNVLEYSDEATVYVIDNASTDDSVAFVEKYFPTVKIIINAKNSGFAGGYNEGLQHIKEEIYCLLNSDVEVTENWITPILELFEKNPDIAAIQPKIRAFKNSKYFEFAGAAGGMIDHLGYPYCRGRVFETIEEDLGQYDDETEIFWATGCALFIRRADFWKMKGFDERFFAHQEEIDLCWRLKNAGRKIYYCGKSTVFHVGGGTLNKQSPQKTFLNFRNNLTMLLKNLPTSSLFWIIPLRLVLDGIAGVYFGMKDGFPHLIAVLKAHFGFYGMFAESLKLRSKNQIKDYYQSKWLIFKHFL; this is encoded by the coding sequence ATGCCATTAGTAGCCATCGCTATACTCAATTGGAACGGAAAAAAATGGTTAGAAAAATTCTTGCCCAATGTGTTAGAATATTCTGACGAAGCTACGGTTTATGTAATAGACAACGCTTCTACAGATGATTCCGTTGCTTTTGTAGAAAAATATTTCCCAACGGTAAAAATCATCATCAATGCTAAAAATTCTGGCTTTGCTGGTGGTTATAACGAAGGTTTACAACATATAAAAGAAGAAATCTACTGCTTGCTGAATTCTGATGTAGAAGTAACCGAAAATTGGATTACACCTATTCTAGAACTTTTTGAGAAAAATCCTGATATTGCAGCAATTCAACCTAAAATTAGGGCTTTTAAAAATTCTAAATATTTTGAATTTGCAGGTGCAGCTGGTGGAATGATTGATCATCTTGGTTATCCGTATTGTAGAGGGAGAGTTTTCGAAACGATAGAAGAAGATTTAGGACAATATGATGATGAAACAGAGATTTTTTGGGCAACTGGTTGTGCATTATTCATCAGAAGAGCAGATTTCTGGAAGATGAAAGGTTTTGACGAAAGATTTTTTGCCCATCAAGAAGAAATAGACTTATGTTGGCGTCTCAAAAATGCGGGAAGAAAAATTTACTATTGCGGAAAATCTACTGTTTTTCATGTTGGTGGTGGAACACTTAACAAGCAATCTCCACAAAAAACGTTTCTTAATTTCAGAAACAATTTGACCATGCTTCTTAAAAATTTGCCTACTTCTAGTCTTTTTTGGATTATTCCATTAAGATTGGTTTTAGACGGAATTGCAGGCGTTTATTTCGGGATGAAAGATGGATTTCCTCACTTAATTGCAGTACTAAAAGCGCATTTTGGTTTTTATGGAATGTTTGCCGAAAGTTTAAAATTAAGAAGCAAAAATCAAATTAAAGACTATTACCAAAGTAAATGGTTGATTTTTAAACATTTTTTATAA
- a CDS encoding SDR family oxidoreductase has protein sequence MDFKNKKVLITGGCSGIGKIMARKSLERGASNLIIWDINEEGLAKTKEEFAKFGKEISTYKVDVSNLDEIKIAAQRVRTEVGKVDILINNAGIVVGKYFHEHTHEQIQKSLLINANALMHITLEFLPEMMKENSGAICNIASSAGLISNPKMSVYAASKWAVNGWSDSLRLEMQQLGKNISVTTIMPFYINTGMFDGVKSKLLPILEPEPTSERIIKAIEKGTKILAMPLPYWFIRFSQGILPIPAFDWVMKNVFGIYDTMKDFTGRK, from the coding sequence ATGGATTTTAAAAATAAAAAAGTACTGATTACGGGTGGTTGCTCTGGAATTGGTAAAATCATGGCAAGAAAATCTTTGGAAAGAGGTGCCTCCAATTTGATTATTTGGGACATTAATGAAGAAGGTTTAGCCAAAACCAAAGAAGAATTTGCAAAATTTGGGAAAGAAATTTCTACGTATAAAGTAGATGTTTCTAATCTAGACGAAATTAAAATCGCTGCACAAAGAGTAAGAACAGAAGTAGGAAAAGTAGATATTCTCATTAACAATGCTGGAATTGTAGTAGGGAAATATTTCCATGAACACACCCACGAACAAATTCAGAAATCGTTATTGATTAATGCGAATGCTTTAATGCACATTACGCTAGAATTTTTACCAGAAATGATGAAAGAAAACTCTGGTGCCATTTGTAATATCGCTTCTTCAGCAGGATTGATTTCTAATCCTAAAATGTCTGTTTACGCAGCTTCAAAATGGGCAGTAAACGGTTGGAGTGATTCTTTACGATTAGAAATGCAACAACTGGGTAAGAATATTTCTGTCACTACAATCATGCCTTTTTACATTAACACAGGAATGTTTGACGGAGTGAAATCTAAATTGCTTCCGATTCTAGAACCAGAGCCAACTTCAGAAAGAATTATCAAAGCCATAGAAAAAGGAACCAAGATTTTGGCAATGCCACTTCCTTATTGGTTTATTCGTTTTTCACAAGGAATTTTACCGATTCCAGCCTTCGATTGGGTGATGAAAAATGTCTTTGGAATTTATGATACCATGAAAGATTTTACAGGTAGAAAATAA
- a CDS encoding murein L,D-transpeptidase catalytic domain-containing protein — protein MKNILFLFLFILFSCETKSQQNSKANNNLPNYRISQVKNYIKGKDYNQDIAIFINFRIPSNRFRFFIYDLKNNKVLDKAIVSHGSGSVIKGSKELKFSNIENSYKSSLGKYVIMNSYVGTFGKSYRLKGLDKTNSNALKRAIVLHSYHCIPDTETQNPACLSLGCPMLSPQFFKITANYIDRSEKKILLYAFY, from the coding sequence ATGAAAAACATTCTTTTCCTCTTTTTGTTTATATTGTTTTCTTGTGAGACAAAATCTCAACAAAATTCTAAAGCCAATAATAATTTACCAAATTACAGAATTTCGCAAGTCAAAAACTACATTAAAGGAAAGGATTATAATCAGGATATAGCTATTTTTATCAATTTTAGAATTCCTTCTAATAGATTTAGATTTTTCATTTATGATCTTAAAAATAATAAGGTTTTAGATAAGGCCATTGTTTCTCATGGTTCTGGTTCAGTGATTAAAGGTTCTAAAGAACTTAAATTTAGCAACATAGAAAACTCTTATAAATCTTCTTTAGGTAAATATGTCATCATGAATTCTTATGTGGGAACTTTTGGTAAATCTTATCGTTTAAAAGGATTGGATAAAACCAACAGCAATGCTTTAAAAAGAGCAATCGTTTTGCATTCTTACCATTGTATACCGGATACAGAAACTCAGAATCCTGCATGTTTAAGTTTAGGTTGTCCTATGTTATCTCCTCAATTTTTTAAAATTACAGCAAATTATATTGACCGTTCTGAAAAGAAAATTTTACTGTACGCTTTTTATTAA
- a CDS encoding aldehyde dehydrogenase, with the protein MNYADILQQQKTFFNSHATKDLDFRKAQLQKLKKVVKSNEKLLYDAIYQDFGKSEFETFGTEISFIYKDIDYYLKNLKSFAKPKNVLTNIVNQMGSSKIVFEPLGNCLVIGAWNYPYQLTLTPVIAAIAAGNTCMIKPSELPENTMKAMAQLINENFDAKFLYVVEGGVEETTAILKLRFDKIFFTGSPRVGKIVYKAAAEHLTPVTLELGGKSPAFVTEKADLNITARRIVWGKFINAGQTCVAPDYLYVAENIKEKFLKVLIEEIKKRNYTDNVDHYCKIINERNFDRLEKMIDREKVVFGGETNREKRYISPTVLDNVTWDDAVMQEEIFGPILPILTYKNLETAMQTVVEGEKPLSAYLFSNDAKEQELFTEKLSFGGGCINDTLMHLSNDRLPFGGVGNSGIGHYHGKFGFIAFSHQKAILKKSNYLEPELKYPPYSDAKLNILKKLL; encoded by the coding sequence ATGAATTACGCTGATATTTTACAACAACAGAAAACTTTTTTTAACAGTCACGCTACCAAAGATTTAGATTTCAGAAAAGCACAATTGCAAAAACTGAAAAAAGTAGTCAAAAGCAATGAAAAATTACTGTATGATGCCATTTATCAAGATTTCGGGAAGTCTGAATTTGAAACCTTCGGAACCGAAATTTCTTTTATTTATAAAGACATAGACTATTATTTAAAAAATTTAAAATCTTTTGCCAAGCCCAAAAATGTTCTCACCAATATTGTGAACCAAATGGGAAGCAGTAAAATCGTGTTTGAACCGCTTGGAAACTGTTTGGTTATCGGTGCGTGGAATTATCCTTATCAATTGACTTTAACACCAGTTATTGCAGCAATTGCTGCTGGAAACACTTGTATGATTAAACCCAGCGAACTTCCTGAAAACACGATGAAAGCGATGGCGCAACTCATCAATGAAAATTTTGATGCAAAATTTTTATACGTAGTAGAAGGCGGTGTAGAAGAAACCACAGCGATTTTAAAACTAAGATTTGACAAAATATTTTTCACTGGAAGTCCAAGAGTTGGAAAAATCGTTTACAAAGCTGCCGCAGAACATTTAACGCCAGTAACTTTAGAATTGGGCGGAAAATCTCCAGCTTTTGTGACTGAAAAAGCTGATTTAAACATTACAGCAAGAAGAATTGTTTGGGGAAAATTTATTAATGCTGGTCAAACTTGCGTAGCGCCTGATTATCTGTATGTTGCAGAAAATATTAAAGAGAAATTTTTAAAAGTTCTGATCGAAGAAATTAAAAAAAGAAACTATACGGATAATGTAGACCATTATTGTAAAATCATAAACGAGAGGAATTTTGACCGATTAGAAAAGATGATTGACCGTGAAAAAGTGGTTTTCGGAGGGGAAACCAACCGTGAAAAAAGATACATCTCTCCTACTGTTTTAGATAACGTAACTTGGGATGATGCAGTAATGCAGGAAGAAATTTTCGGACCAATTTTACCTATTTTGACGTATAAAAATCTAGAAACAGCCATGCAAACCGTAGTGGAAGGTGAAAAACCGCTTTCTGCCTATTTATTCAGCAATGATGCTAAAGAACAAGAACTTTTTACCGAGAAATTAAGTTTTGGCGGCGGTTGTATCAATGATACTTTGATGCATTTGAGCAATGACAGACTTCCATTTGGAGGTGTAGGAAATTCTGGAATCGGGCATTATCATGGGAAATTTGGATTTATTGCATTCTCTCACCAAAAAGCAATTCTCAAAAAATCTAATTATTTGGAGCCAGAATTGAAATATCCTCCTTATTCTGATGCTAAGCTCAATATTTTGAAAAAATTATTGTAA
- a CDS encoding thioredoxin family protein, producing the protein MKKILLNLAFLGLFLPVISNAQTTSEVDAAKLEAKKKAEAEKASYAKPYNDAENAEKKIAELVKKAKKENKNIMLQAGGNWCIWCLRFNNFVQTTPELKNLVDENYIYYHLNYSPKNKNEKIFAQYGNPGEKFGYPVFIVLDKNGKQIHTQESGSLEEGKGYSLDKVKAFFEAWKPKK; encoded by the coding sequence ATGAAGAAAATATTATTAAATTTAGCTTTTTTGGGACTGTTTTTGCCTGTTATTTCTAATGCGCAAACTACATCTGAAGTAGATGCTGCAAAATTAGAAGCTAAGAAAAAAGCTGAGGCAGAAAAAGCTTCTTATGCAAAACCTTATAATGATGCCGAAAATGCCGAAAAGAAAATTGCAGAATTGGTAAAAAAAGCCAAAAAAGAGAATAAAAACATCATGCTACAAGCAGGAGGAAATTGGTGTATTTGGTGTTTGAGATTTAATAATTTCGTGCAAACTACTCCGGAATTAAAGAATTTGGTAGACGAAAACTACATTTATTATCACTTAAATTATTCTCCGAAAAATAAAAACGAGAAAATTTTTGCGCAATACGGAAATCCTGGTGAGAAATTTGGTTATCCTGTTTTCATAGTTCTTGATAAAAATGGAAAGCAAATTCATACTCAAGAAAGCGGTTCGCTGGAAGAAGGGAAAGGCTACAGCTTAGATAAAGTAAAAGCATTCTTCGAAGCGTGGAAACCTAAAAAGTAA
- the purB gene encoding adenylosuccinate lyase — protein sequence MNSYKNPLEERYSSEEMLFNFSPNQKFRTWRKLWIALAEIEKDLGLDITDEQIAQLKEHSENIDFEKAAHYEKKFRHDVMAHVHTYGDVAPLAKPIIHLGATSAFVGDNTDLIQIRDGLQIIRKQLVNVIKNLSDFSLQYKDLPTLGFTHFQPAQLTTVGKRATLWLQSLLLDLEELEFFLETLRFRGVKGTTGTAASFLELFNGDYSKVKYLDKELSKRFGFEKVFGVSGQTYDRKIDAKVLALLSNIAQSAHKFTNDLRLLQNLKEIEEPFEKNQIGSSAMAYKRNPMRSERISALAKYVMSLQNSSAMVAATQWFERTLDDSANKRLTIPQAFLAVDAILLIWNNIMNGIVVYENRIHKHIMEELPFMATEYIIMEEVKAGGDRQEIHEVIRVHSMEASKKVKMEGKENDLIERIMNDNSLKLDKSKLKEVLDPKNFIGFAPIQTEEFVQQEIQPVLEKYADLIGLESELKV from the coding sequence ATGAATTCTTACAAAAATCCATTAGAAGAGCGCTATTCTAGTGAAGAAATGCTCTTCAATTTCTCACCTAATCAGAAATTTAGAACTTGGAGAAAACTGTGGATTGCGCTCGCAGAAATAGAAAAAGACCTCGGTTTAGACATTACCGATGAGCAAATTGCTCAGCTCAAAGAACATTCAGAAAACATAGATTTCGAAAAAGCAGCACACTACGAAAAGAAGTTTCGTCATGATGTGATGGCGCATGTTCATACTTACGGAGATGTTGCTCCATTAGCTAAACCAATCATTCATTTGGGTGCAACTTCGGCATTTGTAGGAGATAATACAGACCTTATTCAAATTAGAGACGGACTGCAAATTATCAGAAAACAATTGGTGAACGTCATCAAAAATCTTTCTGATTTTTCACTTCAATATAAAGATTTGCCTACGCTTGGTTTCACACACTTTCAACCAGCACAGTTAACTACGGTTGGGAAACGTGCTACGCTTTGGTTGCAATCTTTACTTCTGGATTTAGAAGAATTAGAATTTTTCCTTGAAACCCTAAGATTTAGAGGAGTAAAAGGAACTACAGGAACCGCAGCAAGCTTTTTAGAGTTGTTTAACGGAGATTATTCTAAAGTGAAATATTTAGACAAAGAATTGTCCAAACGTTTTGGTTTTGAGAAGGTTTTCGGAGTTTCTGGTCAAACTTACGACAGAAAAATTGACGCAAAAGTTTTGGCGTTATTGTCAAATATTGCACAATCTGCTCATAAATTCACCAATGATTTAAGACTTTTACAGAATTTAAAAGAAATAGAAGAACCTTTTGAGAAAAATCAAATCGGTTCATCTGCGATGGCTTACAAACGTAATCCTATGCGTTCTGAAAGAATTTCTGCATTAGCAAAATATGTGATGTCATTGCAAAATTCATCTGCAATGGTAGCCGCTACTCAATGGTTCGAAAGAACTTTGGACGATTCTGCGAATAAAAGATTAACGATTCCTCAAGCGTTTTTGGCTGTAGATGCTATTTTATTGATTTGGAATAACATTATGAATGGAATCGTTGTGTACGAAAACAGAATTCATAAACATATTATGGAAGAACTTCCGTTTATGGCGACAGAATACATCATCATGGAGGAAGTGAAAGCGGGTGGTGACCGACAGGAAATTCACGAAGTGATACGTGTTCATTCTATGGAAGCCTCGAAAAAGGTAAAAATGGAGGGCAAAGAAAACGACTTAATAGAAAGGATCATGAATGACAATTCCCTGAAATTAGACAAATCGAAATTGAAAGAGGTTTTAGACCCTAAAAATTTCATCGGCTTCGCACCTATCCAAACCGAGGAATTTGTTCAGCAAGAAATTCAACCTGTTTTGGAAAAATACGCCGACTTAATTGGCTTAGAATCAGAACTAAAAGTATAA
- the odhB gene encoding 2-oxoglutarate dehydrogenase complex dihydrolipoyllysine-residue succinyltransferase, producing MSILEMKVPSPGESITEVEIATWLVKDGDYVEKDQAIAEVDSDKATLELPAEQAGIITLKAEEGEVVKVGQVVCLIDMSGAKPEGTAAPVAEAPKAEEAPKVEAPKPAAAPAATYATNSPSPAAKKILDEKGIDAAAVSGTGRDGRITKEDALNATPGVPAMGVSSGNRAQTTTKLSVLRRKLAARLVSVKNETAMLTTFNEVDMSEIFRIRKQYKEEFAAKHGVGLGFMSFFTKAVTRALQMYPDVNAMIDGDYKINNEFCDISIAVSGPKGLMVPVLRNAENLTLRGVEASIKELATKVRDGKITIEEMTGGTFTITNGGVFGSMLSTPIINPPQSAILGMHNIIERPVAVNGKVEIRPMMYLAVSYDHRIIDGRESVGFLVAVKEALDNPVEILMGGDERKALEL from the coding sequence ATGTCAATACTAGAAATGAAAGTTCCTTCTCCAGGAGAATCAATCACAGAAGTAGAAATAGCAACTTGGTTGGTAAAAGACGGAGATTATGTAGAAAAAGATCAAGCAATTGCTGAAGTAGATTCAGACAAAGCTACACTAGAGCTTCCAGCAGAACAAGCAGGGATTATTACCCTAAAAGCGGAAGAAGGAGAAGTAGTAAAAGTTGGTCAAGTCGTTTGTTTAATTGATATGAGCGGAGCTAAACCAGAAGGTACAGCTGCACCAGTTGCAGAAGCTCCAAAAGCTGAAGAAGCTCCAAAAGTAGAGGCTCCAAAACCTGCTGCTGCTCCAGCTGCTACTTATGCTACCAATTCGCCATCTCCAGCTGCTAAAAAAATTCTAGACGAAAAAGGAATTGATGCTGCTGCAGTTTCAGGAACAGGTAGAGACGGAAGAATTACCAAGGAAGATGCGCTTAATGCAACTCCTGGTGTACCAGCAATGGGTGTTTCTTCGGGTAACAGAGCTCAAACCACTACCAAACTTTCAGTTTTAAGAAGAAAATTGGCAGCAAGATTGGTTTCTGTGAAAAACGAAACAGCAATGTTAACTACCTTCAATGAAGTTGACATGTCTGAAATTTTCAGAATCAGAAAACAATACAAAGAAGAATTCGCTGCAAAACACGGAGTAGGTCTTGGATTTATGTCTTTCTTTACCAAAGCGGTAACCAGAGCTTTACAGATGTATCCAGATGTAAACGCAATGATTGATGGAGATTATAAAATCAACAACGAATTCTGTGATATTTCTATCGCGGTTTCTGGTCCTAAAGGTTTAATGGTTCCTGTATTAAGAAATGCTGAAAACCTTACTTTAAGAGGAGTAGAAGCAAGTATTAAAGAACTAGCAACCAAAGTAAGAGACGGTAAAATCACCATCGAAGAAATGACAGGTGGTACATTTACCATTACCAATGGTGGTGTTTTCGGTTCTATGCTTTCTACACCTATTATCAATCCACCTCAATCTGCAATTTTAGGAATGCACAACATTATCGAAAGACCAGTTGCGGTAAATGGCAAAGTAGAAATCAGACCAATGATGTATTTAGCAGTTTCTTATGACCACAGAATTATTGATGGTAGAGAATCTGTAGGTTTCTTAGTTGCAGTGAAAGAAGCGCTAGACAATCCAGTAGAAATTCTAATGGGTGGCGACGAAAGAAAAGCGCTAGAACTTTAA
- a CDS encoding 3'-5' exonuclease, whose amino-acid sequence MNFVALDFETATHERNSACELGICVVENSEIVETKTWLIKPPSFPYFNPHNINVHGIYPKDVAHAPTFDEIWYEIEDLLYGNLMIAHNASFDAGVLRSCLDYYGIFKPKTEYLCSIQIAKKSWKNLTSYSLKNLANCHDIQFTHHRAGADAEVCAKLSLLAFERLLITENEELPALFSKNLKVL is encoded by the coding sequence ATGAATTTTGTTGCATTAGATTTCGAAACGGCTACTCACGAGAGAAACTCTGCGTGTGAATTAGGAATCTGCGTGGTAGAAAATTCTGAAATTGTAGAAACCAAAACTTGGCTCATTAAACCACCGAGTTTCCCTTATTTCAATCCACACAACATCAATGTTCATGGGATTTATCCAAAAGATGTAGCTCATGCTCCTACTTTTGACGAGATTTGGTACGAAATAGAAGATTTGCTCTACGGAAATCTTATGATTGCCCACAATGCTTCTTTTGATGCGGGAGTTTTGCGCAGTTGCCTTGATTATTATGGCATTTTCAAGCCTAAAACAGAATATCTTTGTAGCATACAGATTGCAAAAAAATCTTGGAAAAATCTGACGAGTTATAGTTTAAAAAACCTCGCCAATTGTCATGATATACAATTTACACATCACAGAGCTGGAGCTGATGCAGAAGTTTGTGCAAAGCTTTCTTTATTGGCTTTTGAAAGACTTCTGATTACCGAAAACGAAGAATTACCTGCACTTTTTAGTAAGAATTTGAAGGTTCTATAA